From the genome of Fusarium keratoplasticum isolate Fu6.1 chromosome 11, whole genome shotgun sequence, one region includes:
- a CDS encoding MFS domain-containing protein codes for MERPQSPTAMLFTDKVPTVDLESAMPSAPPSEPDNSHSDSEKELEKKKDIESDIGAWLCVLAAMFFLISSYGFMNSLGTVQSHLSLNQLSDFSTSEVGWINGVYLFLSLIFNFQIGSILDRYGPQLLSTIAAFFSTATFLLLAQCKTYWQFMLCLGVFGSIGTSIGAVTAVSVVGKLFIRRRGLAMGIAVMGTSLGSIVYPMTLRATFESLGWAWSMRLVALIVACFTSLGVVCFLPFRRLTEGQSASKKEGGVGLDLSAFKSPKFVFTSLGVCIVEFVVYGIGGLLPTISAGAGFSTEDGYMLISILGACSCVGRFSTGFIGDKVGPFNAMVTTMVIIVILMASLFIPFATSSATLLYIFTALWGYFSGSFYVLSPVCTGKTCEPKDYARYFGSSNMCVAVALLLAIPLSGMMLEKLGSQLLACFYLGMIVLAGISFVVARGLLIGNFFVLKRKM; via the exons ATGGAGCGACCACAGTCTCCCACTGCAATGCTCTTCACCGACAAGGTCCCAACCGTGGACCTCGAGAGCGCCATGCCTTCTGCTCCCCCTTCTGAGCCTGACAACTCGCACTCTGACTCTGAAAAggagttggagaagaagaaggacattgAGTCAGACATTGGAGCATGGCTTTGTGTTTTGGCAGCAATGTTTTTCCTCATTTCCTCCTATG GATTTATGAACTCTCTTGGAACAGTCCAGTCCCACCTGAGCCTCAACCAACTGAGTGACTTTTCAACCAGTGAGGTCGGATGGATCAATGGAGTTTATCTGTTTCTttccctcatcttcaactttcAAATTGGTTCTATTCTGGACCGATATGGCCCTCAGCTTCTCAGCACCatcgccgccttcttctcgaccgCTACATTTTTGCTGTTGGCTCAGTGCAAGACCTACTGGCAGTTCATGCTCTGCCTTGGTGTCTTTGGAAGCATTGGTACCAGCATTGGCGCTGTCACTGCAGTCAGTGTCGTCGGCAAGCTTTTTATCCGTCGCCGGGGTCTCGCCATGGGTATTGCCGTGATGGGCACGTCCCTTGGATCCATCGTTTACCCAATGACTCTTCGAGCTACATTTGAGAGCCTTGGTTGGGCCTGGTCCATGAGACTCGTCGCCCTCATTGTCGCATGCTTTACGTCACTTGGTGTGGTCTGCTTCCTCCCCTTCCGCCGACTCACAGAGGGCCAGTCGGCcagcaagaaggagggaggTGTCGGCCTGGACTTGTCTGCTTTCAAGTCCCCAAAGTTTGTCTTTACTTCTCTTGGCGTCTGCATCGTCGAGTTTGTCGTCTACGGCATCGGTGGCCTTCTACCTACCATCTCCGCAGGTGCCGGCTTTTCCACTGAGGACGGCTACATGCTTATTTCGATTCTCGGCGCCTGCTCGTGTGTTGGTCGATTCTCGACAGGCTTTATCGGCGACAAGGTCGGACCCTTCAATGCCATGGTTACAACCATGGTTATCATTGTCATTCTGATGGCATCACTCTTCATCCCGTTTGCCACTTCATCGGCTACTCTGCTGTACATCTTTACCGCACTCTGGGGGTACTTTTCTGGATCTTTCTACGTTCTTTCTCCAG TATGTACTGGAAAGACATGCGAGCCCAAGGATTACGCACGATACTTTG GCTCTTCTAATATGTGCGTCGCTGTTGCTTTGCTTCTCGCCATCCCCTTGAGCGGAATGATGCTAGAGAAGCTGGGCTCTCAGCTCCTTGCCTGCTTCTACCTCGGCATGATCGTGCTAGCAGGCATTTCCTTCGTCGTCGCGAGAGGTTTGCTCATCGGCAACTTCTTTGTTCTAAAGCGCAAGATGTGA